ACGGTCTGGCCCGCTTCGAGGCCGCCGCGGTCAAAGAGCGCGCCCCAGGCGGTGATCAACACCAGCGGGGCGGCGGCCGCTTCGGCATACGACAGGGAAACCGGCATCGGGGCGGCCCAGCGTTGGTCCAGCACCGTATATTCGGCGTAATTGCCTTGCTCGCGGCCGAGTCCGCCGTGGCAGAACCAGACCTTGTCGCCGGGTTTGAAACGGTCCGCCGCCGAACCGACCGCGACCACTTTGCCGGCACCGTCGCAGCCCAACACCGCCGGCAGCGGGTTCGGAAAGAATACGCCCCGGCGGCGGACTTTGGTGTCGATCGGATTGACGCCGGCCGCATGCAGTTTGACCTTGATTTCGGTCGGCGAGGTGATCTGCGGTTCGTCGATTTCTTGCAGGGACAAAACTTCGGGGCCGCCGACGGCGGTCATCAGGATGGCTTTCATGGCTGTTCCTCCGGATAAGTGAATGATGTTAGACCGTGATGGCGGCGTTTTCTTTCGCGTTTTCGGGCAAATCCCGGTCGCAGCTCCATTGATTGCGGAATTCTTCATAGCTGAATTGCTTCACGCATTCCAGTCCGCCGCCGGCGGCGATATAGATATCGGGCAGATTGCAGCCGTTGAAGCGGTTTGCCTTGATCAGGCTGTAGGCGCCGACATGCTTGAAGACGACTTTGTCGCCGATCGCGAGCGGTGCGGCGAACCGGTATTCGCCGAAAAGATCGCCGGCCAGGCAGGTGCAGCCCGCCAAAATCGCCGGGTAGCTTCCGTCCGGCGCTGCTTCGGCCAGGTCGGGCCGGCGCTGGTATTCGAATACTTCCGGATGATGGTTGACGCTGGTGTCCAGGACCGCGACGGTTTTGCCGTCGCTTTCGAAAACATCCAGCACCGTCGAAATCAGGTGGCCCGCATTTCCGACCACCGCTTTGCCCGGTTCGATATAAGCCTGTACGCCGTAGCGGCTGCGGAGCCTTCGGACGGCATCGATGAACGGCCGCTGGTCGGCGATGCCGCCGTATAAATAGCCGCCGCCGAGATTGATCCACTCCAACTGCTTCAGTCTATCGCTCAGGCAGTCCTCGACTTTTTGCAGGGTTTCGGTCAGCGTCGTATAGCCGGTCGCCGCAAAGCTGTTATGCAGATGCAGGCCGGCAATACCTTGCCAGGATTCGAGGCTGGCGAGATCCTCGATCGGAACGCCGAGTTTCGAATGCGGCCGGCAGGGATCGAAGCGGACGTCGTTCAGCCCGGATAATTTCGGGTTGATCCGCAGGCCGGAAGAAACCTTGTCTCCCAGCGCCGGCGCGAAACGCCGAAACTGACCCAGTGAATTGAAGCTGATATGGCTGCACTGCGTGCTGAGAGCGTCTATCTGGTCGGGCCGGAGACCGGGCGTCGTCAAATGTACGCTGCCCGGTTTCGACAGCGCTTCCTGCGCGAGCCGGGCTTCGAACAGCGAGCTGACCGAAAAGCCGTCGACGTAGGGTTTTGCCTCCTGCAATACCCGCGACAGGGGCAGCGATTTGATCGAATAGAGCACCCGGACGTCGCTGTGTTTTTTTAGCGCCTCCAGCGCTCGCAGATTTGCAAGCAGCGCGTCCCTGTCGATCACGAACGCGGGCGAGGAGGGCAGTGCGGCTTTGATTGCGCTCAAGTTCATCGCGCCGCTCTCCGGCTTTTGCCGGTGTAAAGGTTTTTCTCGGTAACCACGAAATCCATCGGGACATCATGCGATTCCGTTTCGATCCGGTCCAGAAGCTGCGACTCGAAGCAAACGCCGAATGAAACCGCATCTTCCCGGATCTCGGCCAGTAGGCGGTCGTAATAACCGGCTCCGTTGCCGAGGCGTCTGCCGTTACGGTCGAACGCGACGCCCGGAACGACGATGACATCGAGTTCGGAAGGCGGCATTTCTTTTCCCGTTTCACCCCTGCGTGTCTGAGGTGGCTCCGGAATGTTCCAGGTGCCGGGCGTCAGTTCGGAAAGGTCTTCAAGATGCCATAGGCCGAGCTTGCGCCGTCCGTGTTCGTCCACGGTGCAATAGGGAGTCACGATGCGTTTGCGGCCGGCCAGTTCGCTACGCAGGGCCGCCAGCGTTCCGACCTCGGATTTGCAGCCGATATACCACATCGCGGTGGAAGCGGCCCGATACTCGGGCCGAGCGATCAGGCGGGCGCAGATTTCGATGCTGAGCGTATCCTTGTCGGTCTGCCGGTCGCGGGCCTGATGGGCGGCGCGGCGCTGTTGGGCTTTACGGGTAGGCATGAGCTACCATTTCGTTGCGAAAACCGGCGATCATACACAAATTCGGGGCTATTTTGAACCGTATCGCGGCCTCCGCTGTTTTTACCGGCAAAATTCTTTTATACTCTCCGGTTATTTTAGCCAAGGGGATATCATGGAAAAACCGTTTATTCTACACATGTTAACGACCGCCAAAAATTTGAGCCCGTTCGACGTCAATATGGCGATGGATGCGGGCTGGGTTTCGGCTGTTCCTTATATCAACGTCGAGCCGAGCGAAGTGCAGGGGCTGGTTCAGGACGCGATTTTCTCGCGAAGCGCGAAAAATCTGAAGCGCACCGGAATTTTTATCGGTGGACGGGACACCAAACAGGCGATGGACATGCTCAAGATCGCCAAACGGTCGATGGTTCCGCCTTTCGAAGTCTCCGTATTTGCTGACCCGAGCGGCGCTTTCACGACTGCCGCGGGCATGGTGGCAGCGGTCGAGCGCGAATTGATCGCCAAATTCAATACCACGCTGGAAGGTAAAAACATTCTGGCGCTCGGCGGGACCGGGCCGGTCGGGCAGGCGGCAGCGGTAATTGCGGCCCGCACAGGCGCCCATGTCAGAATTATCGGCCGCCAGCTCGAAAGAGCGCAAAGCGTGGCCGATTTGTGCAGCAATGAATTCGGCGAAGGTAAAATCACCATCTTCGCGGGCGCCGATGCGGATAAAGCCGAATACATCAAGACCGCCGATGTGGTGTTCGCGACCGGGGCGGCGGGCATCGAACTGCTGAGCGCGCAATTGATCGCCTCGGCGCCGCAGCTGAAAGTCGCGGCTGACGTGAATGCGGTGCCTCCGGCCGGTATTGCCGGCGTCGATGCGTTCCATAACGGCACGCCGATTGCCGGTTCGATCAGTGGTGCGGTCGGTATCGGCGCGCTGGCGATCGGGAATGTGAAATATCAGGCACAGAATTTGCTGCTGAAAAAAATGCTCAACTCCGAAAAGCCGGTCTATCTGCATTTCGAACATGCTTTCGAAGTGGCGAGGGAATATATCAAGGCCAATCCTTGATTTTCTTGCTGGAAACCGGCCGTTTCGGAGAATGTCCGGTTTCCAGCGCGTTCGGGCCGGATTGATCTGCGAGATCCGGCGCAGCATTGCCGCATGCCTGGGCAACTTGTTGCATCGGCTTTTCCTGCCGATCGAGATGCTCTCTTTATATTTTAACCGTTCCCCTCTATATTAAGCTTATCCGCAACAAGACAAGGATCACCCGATGGAAAAACGCAGCGTACTTCACATGCTCGACCCGATGCCTAACAATAGTCCGTTCGACATCAACATGGCTGTGGATGCCGGTTTCGATGTGCTGATACCGTACAGCAACGTGAAGCTGGACAATGTCAATGGGTTGGCTCAGGATGCGATTTTTTCGCGGGGGCCGTCCGGCGTCAAGCGCACCGCAATCTTTATCGGCGGGCGCGACATCGGATTGGCGATCGACATGCTGGCCGCCTGCAGGCGCGCAATGGTGCCGCCGTTCGAAATTTCGGTGCTGGCCGATCCGAGCGGCGCTTTTACGACCGCGGCCGCGCTGGTTGCCTGCGTCGAAAAAGAATTGGCCGTTAAGCACGGCAAATCGTTCAAGGAGTGCAAGGCGCTGGTTTTCGGCGGCACCGGCGCGATCGGCATTACGACCGCAGTGATCGCTTCCCAGGCGGGGCTCGATGTTGCGATCGTCGATCATTTGTCCCTCGATACCGCGAACGAAATCGCTGCGGCTTATAACCGCCGCTTCGGCTGCCATATCAAAGGCGCGTTTGCGAGTTCCGATGCGGAAAAAGCCGAATTGATCGCCGATGTCGACGTGATTTTCTGCACGGCGAAAGCCGGCGTGCAGGTATTGAATGCCGGCGTGTTGAAAACGGCGAAAAACCTGAAAGTCGCCGCCGATGTCAATGCGGTGCCGCCGCTCGGCATCGAGGGAATCAAGCGTAGCCATAGGGGTGAGCCGCTGGTATATGCGGAGCGGGCGCAAGGCGCGGTCGGTATTGGCGCGCTGGCGGTGGGCGACGTCAAATACAAACTGCAAAACAAACTCTTGAGATTATTGCTGGATGCCGAGCAGCCGTGGTATCTGGACTTCAGGGACGCATTTGCCAAAGCGCGGGAATTTGTTTAAACATCATCCCGTAAGGCTGGAGAGGGAAAGCGGGCGCGGACGGAATCTGCGCTCGAAGAAAAGGCAAGCACATCGACGCTAGAGCATTTTCGTTTTGGGTGTACGGTCATAAGCTATGCCGCAAAGTGAGGGGAAACGCGTCATTCCGGCAGGGATTTGCCGGACGACTGCAGGGAGGCAGGAGATACGAGCCCAAGGAAGGGCGAGGTAGATCGCGTCGGGAACACGCGATCGAGGGCAACGCAGGGAGCGGTTGCCGAATCCAGAAGCCAGGGATGGCAAGCTTTAATGCATCCCTGCAGTCTGGATCTCGGCACAAATCTGTCTGGAACAGATTTGCATTGACCCGAAGGGGGCCAGGCAGGAAAGCCTGGCATGAATCCCTGCCGAGATGACGGTTTGACTTAACGGCATTATCTCCCTATAAGCGATATGAAAATGCTCTAGCCTGCCAGGGAGGGTTGGGCAGGAGCCGGGCGCCGAACGGCGCCCGGAAAGAATCGGTAAAACCGTTTTTTATTCCGCGGCGATTGTGATCGGCAGCGTCACCACGACATCGGAATGCAGGTTGATGTCGATCGAAACTTCGCCGACGTGGCGGATCGCGCCGTGCGGCAGGCGAACTTCGGATTTCTCGACCGCGACGCCTGCGGCAGTGATCGCTTCCGCAATGTTGTGGGTGCCGACCGAACCGAACAATCTGCCTTCATCGCCCGCTTTATGGGCGATTACGATTTGCAGTTTGCCGAGCGCCTCGGCGCGGGCCTTTGCGGCAGCCAGTTTTTCGGCGGCGGTTTTTTCGAGTTCGGCGCGGCGCGCTTCAAACTCGGCAATTTTCTGCGGGGTCGCCGCTACCGCCTTGCCGGTCGGTATCAGGTAATTTCTGCCGTAGCCGGCCTTGATCGTGACTTTGTCACCCAGACCGCCCAAGTTCGCTATTTTTTCAAGCAAAATAACTTCCATCTTTTAATCCTCTTATTCGGACGTTTAGCCGATAAATGGCGCCTTCAGGCGCCTGATTGATTCGAATTTTTTTTACGTATGTCAAGCCACGCGTCGATCAGTCCGACGATCGCGACCGGCGGTAGGACTTGGGGGACCAGGATCAGCGTTACATAAAACAGCGGCACCGCAAAACGGCTCATTTTGGTTTGCGAAAATACCACATGCAGCACCGAAGCGCCGATCACGGTATAGAGCGTAAACAGTAAAATGGTCATGTTCCAGGCGATTTCCGACAGCGTTCCCGTGGTAAAGAAGGCGGCTGCCAGTATGGCTAGGCTGCTGATTGCCAGTTTCGGGCCGGTGCCGAGCGCCAGATATTCCTGTTTGAACCCGCCCGGATTGAACAGCAGCGACTGCCACCAGCGGCCCAGGAACAGCCCGAACAGCAGGCTGAACACGGTGCCGGCGGCAAACAGGCCGGTCATGTAATGGGCAAAGTTGTCGATCCAGATCTTGGTGTCCTTGATCGGCGCCTGGGTTTGCTGGATCATCTGTTCGAGCAGACCGGCCCACATGGCGGCGGGGTCGGGTTCGTACAGATAAAAACCCGCAACGCCCAGGATGCCGATAAAGACCGCAATTTCGACCGCGAGGGACAACCGGCGGCCTTCCCTGAGGATGATCGAGATCATCCAGACCGGCAGCCACAGCAGCAATGCATAGAACAAGGCAAACTGGTAGTTGTCGATCGCGAAAAAGCCGAGCAGCGCGGCGGCGATGCCGGCGCCGAACAGAATATACACCCCTTCGAGAGCGCCGTGCCGCAATGTGACCAGGGCCACGGAGGCCGAGCTGAGAACGCTGACCGGTGGAAACTTCAGCGACAGCAGCGCCAGCGTCGAGGCCACGATAATGGCCTGCGTCCGTCCGCGCATGATGTAATCCGCCAAAATTTTCACTGTCTCGCCCAGACTCGATTATTTATGCGCGTCGCAATAGGGCAGCAGCGCGATGTAGCGCGCGCGCTTGATCGCGGTGCACAACTGTCTTTGGTATTTGGCGCTGACGCCGGTGATGCGGCTGGGGACGATTTTGCCGGTTTCGGTGACATAGTCGCCCAGCAGATTCAGGTCTTTGTAATCGATTTCAACGCCGTTGCCGGCGCCCAAGCCTTTTGCTTTACGTCTTGCGTTACGTGCCATGGGTATTCTCGTATCCTGTCAGGTTGATGGGTTATTCGGAAGCCGGTTCGTCGCCTTCGAAGTCGGATTCGATCTCGTCGGTATCGGCTCCTTCAACTGCAGCGGCGCGTGCGGCGGCTTCTTTGGCTTTGGCTTCGGCGTTCTTGCTCTCTTCAGCCGCCTGGGTTGCGATCGGGGAAGGCGTGGTGACCGCCTGTTTTTGCACCAGGGTCATGCTGCGCAGGATCGCGTCGTTGAAACGGAAGCTGCTTTCCAGTTCCGCCAGCGTCGGCTGGTCGCACTCGATGTTCATCAGCACGTAATGCGCTTTGTGAATTTTGTTGATCGGGTAGGCCAGGTGTCTGCGGCCCCAGTCTTCCAGACGGTGAATCGCGCCGGAAGCGCCCTCGATGATCGCTTTGTAGCGGTCGATCATCGCCGGCACCTGAGCGCTTTGGTCAGGATGGACTAAAAAGACGATTTCATAATGTCGCATGATTTTTCCTTACGGTTGAAGCCTTCCGCCCCGCTTGGGCGGGACAGTAAAGCAAGGATGAGGCAAAGCCCCGGTAAAACGGGCCATTATATTAGGTTTTTAACTTTAGGAAAAGCTTTGATTTCAATCGTTTGGGAAATGCGCAAAGAGCCACCGCCTTTGGCTAGGAACGGACCGGGTTATCGGCAGCCGGTTGAGGAGGTGCGGCTTGCAATCCTGCTGTTTGAAGGCTTGGAGCGGCGCACGGCGCCCCGAGCCTTGATCTCAATACCGGAGAACCGCACTGTCGCATTGGAGCGACCAGGCGTCGATCCCGCCGGTCAGATTCGCGATATTCTGAAAGCCTTGATGGGCCAGATAAGTCGCGGCCTGCATACTGCGCATGCCGTGATGACAGATCACCACGATATGCCGCTCCGGATCGAGTTCGCCGATCCGGGCGGGAATCTGCCGCAGCGGAATCAGCGTGCTGCCGGCGATGTTGGCGTAGCGGTATTCCTGGGGTTCCCTGACATCGAGCAGAAAAAGGTCTTCGCCTTGCACCAGGCGTTCGTGCAGTTCGGATGCCGAGAGTGTCGTGATTGCCATAAATTACCTTGCGTCGAGAAATCGTTCGAGGCGCCGCACCGCTTCCGCCAGCCTGTCCAGCGAGGTCGTGTAGGCGAAGCGCAGGGCGTGATGGGCTTCGTGCAGCCCGAAATCCTTGCCGGGCGTGACCGCGACGCCTTCGTTTTCGAGCAGGTCGAGCGCGAATTGGAAGCTGTCGTCGGTAAACTTCGCACAGCGCGCGTAGATATAAAAAGCGCCTGCCGGTTTGATCGGGATGTCGAAGCCGAGCCGCACCAGCGCATCGTACAGGAAGTCGCGCCGTTTTTCGAATTCCCGGCGCCGGTCTTCAAGCTCGGCGAGCGTGGATTCGTCGAAGGCGGCCAATGCGGCATGCTGGGCGTCGCTCGAAGTCGAAATGAAGATGTTCTGCGACAATTTTTCGGCCGCTTCGATAAACAGCTCCGGTACGATCAGCCAGCCGATCCGCCAGCCGGTCATTCCGAAATATTTCGAAAAGCTGTTGATCACGAAAACGTCGTCGCTGAATTCGAGCGCGGTCGCGGCCTTTTCGCCATAGACCAGGCCGTGGTAAATCTCGTCCGAATAAAAACAGCCGCCGAGGCGGCGGGTCGCCTCGATCGTTTTTTGCAATTCGGCGCGCGGGATCAGCGTGCCGGTCGGGTTGGAAGGCGAGGCGATCAGGACGCCTTTCGTTTCGGCCGACCAGTGGCGTTCGATCAGTTTGGTGGTCAACTGGTAATGGCTGTCCGCATCGACCGGGATGGTGCGCGTTTTGCCGTCGTAAAGCTGCACGAAATTGCTGTTGCAGGGATAGCATGGGTCGGCCATCAGGACTTCCTCGCCCGGATTCAAACTGGCTCCCAAAGCCAGCAGGAAGGCGCCGGTCGCGCCCGGCGTCACGAAGACGCGCTGTTCGGGAATGTTCACGCCGTAACGGCGCCGGTAAAACGCGGCGATCTTTTGCCGGAGTTCGGTCAGGCCGGCCGCCGGCGTATATTTCACGTCGCCGGTCGCGGTATGCGCAAGCGCCGCCTTCAGAATCGTTTGCGGTGTGGCAAAATCCGGCTCGCCGATCTCCATATGGATAATATCCTTGCCGTCGGCTTCCAGTTCCTTGGCCCGCCGCAAAAGTTCCATCACATAAAAAGGTTGTATGCCCGAAATCCGCTCCGCTACCCTTAAGCTCATGCTGTCGCCGCTCGTTCCAAAATCCGGCATGATACCAATAAATCTTGCCAATCCGTAATGATTCTGCTAAAAATGTAGGATTTATTTAGCCTATCCCTGGGGAGTTAGTGGATGATCGAAAGTTCTAAAGTTGGCGCATCACCGTTCAGTTTTACGCCCTATGTCGAGAAAGAAGGCGAAGAATACATGAGTGACGCTCAATTAAAGCATTTTGAGACCATTCTGAGAAACTGGAAAGCCGAATTGATGAGGGAAGTGGACCGCACCGTGCACCACATGCAGGACGACGCGGCCAATTTTCCCGATCCGAACGACCGGGCGACACAGGAATCCGAATTCAGCCTCGAACTCAGGACTCGCGACCGCGAACGCCGATTGATCAAGAAAATCGACGAAGCGTTGAAGGAAATCGAATCCGGCGGCTACGGCTACTGCGAATCCTGCGGCATCGAAATCGGCATCCGTCGCTTGGAAGCGCGTCCTACCGCGACCTTGTGCATCGATTGCAAGACTCTGGATGAGATCCGCGAAAAACAAATGGGCTGAACCTTCGCCGCGCCGTGGCGGGCGGTAAGCCCTACGTCGGCCGGTTTG
The genomic region above belongs to Methylomicrobium agile and contains:
- a CDS encoding rhodanese-like domain-containing protein, whose protein sequence is MAITTLSASELHERLVQGEDLFLLDVREPQEYRYANIAGSTLIPLRQIPARIGELDPERHIVVICHHGMRSMQAATYLAHQGFQNIANLTGGIDAWSLQCDSAVLRY
- a CDS encoding NADP-dependent methylenetetrahydromethanopterin/methylenetetrahydrofolate dehydrogenase, which translates into the protein MEKPFILHMLTTAKNLSPFDVNMAMDAGWVSAVPYINVEPSEVQGLVQDAIFSRSAKNLKRTGIFIGGRDTKQAMDMLKIAKRSMVPPFEVSVFADPSGAFTTAAGMVAAVERELIAKFNTTLEGKNILALGGTGPVGQAAAVIAARTGAHVRIIGRQLERAQSVADLCSNEFGEGKITIFAGADADKAEYIKTADVVFATGAAGIELLSAQLIASAPQLKVAADVNAVPPAGIAGVDAFHNGTPIAGSISGAVGIGALAIGNVKYQAQNLLLKKMLNSEKPVYLHFEHAFEVAREYIKANP
- a CDS encoding NAD(P)-dependent methylenetetrahydromethanopterin dehydrogenase: MEKRSVLHMLDPMPNNSPFDINMAVDAGFDVLIPYSNVKLDNVNGLAQDAIFSRGPSGVKRTAIFIGGRDIGLAIDMLAACRRAMVPPFEISVLADPSGAFTTAAALVACVEKELAVKHGKSFKECKALVFGGTGAIGITTAVIASQAGLDVAIVDHLSLDTANEIAAAYNRRFGCHIKGAFASSDAEKAELIADVDVIFCTAKAGVQVLNAGVLKTAKNLKVAADVNAVPPLGIEGIKRSHRGEPLVYAERAQGAVGIGALAVGDVKYKLQNKLLRLLLDAEQPWYLDFRDAFAKAREFV
- the rpsF gene encoding 30S ribosomal protein S6, producing the protein MRHYEIVFLVHPDQSAQVPAMIDRYKAIIEGASGAIHRLEDWGRRHLAYPINKIHKAHYVLMNIECDQPTLAELESSFRFNDAILRSMTLVQKQAVTTPSPIATQAAEESKNAEAKAKEAAARAAAVEGADTDEIESDFEGDEPASE
- a CDS encoding 5-formyltetrahydrofolate cyclo-ligase; this translates as MPTRKAQQRRAAHQARDRQTDKDTLSIEICARLIARPEYRAASTAMWYIGCKSEVGTLAALRSELAGRKRIVTPYCTVDEHGRRKLGLWHLEDLSELTPGTWNIPEPPQTRRGETGKEMPPSELDVIVVPGVAFDRNGRRLGNGAGYYDRLLAEIREDAVSFGVCFESQLLDRIETESHDVPMDFVVTEKNLYTGKSRRAAR
- the rplI gene encoding 50S ribosomal protein L9; its protein translation is MEVILLEKIANLGGLGDKVTIKAGYGRNYLIPTGKAVAATPQKIAEFEARRAELEKTAAEKLAAAKARAEALGKLQIVIAHKAGDEGRLFGSVGTHNIAEAITAAGVAVEKSEVRLPHGAIRHVGEVSIDINLHSDVVVTLPITIAAE
- a CDS encoding DUF2232 domain-containing protein; amino-acid sequence: MKILADYIMRGRTQAIIVASTLALLSLKFPPVSVLSSASVALVTLRHGALEGVYILFGAGIAAALLGFFAIDNYQFALFYALLLWLPVWMISIILREGRRLSLAVEIAVFIGILGVAGFYLYEPDPAAMWAGLLEQMIQQTQAPIKDTKIWIDNFAHYMTGLFAAGTVFSLLFGLFLGRWWQSLLFNPGGFKQEYLALGTGPKLAISSLAILAAAFFTTGTLSEIAWNMTILLFTLYTVIGASVLHVVFSQTKMSRFAVPLFYVTLILVPQVLPPVAIVGLIDAWLDIRKKNSNQSGA
- a CDS encoding carboxynorspermidine decarboxylase, giving the protein MNLSAIKAALPSSPAFVIDRDALLANLRALEALKKHSDVRVLYSIKSLPLSRVLQEAKPYVDGFSVSSLFEARLAQEALSKPGSVHLTTPGLRPDQIDALSTQCSHISFNSLGQFRRFAPALGDKVSSGLRINPKLSGLNDVRFDPCRPHSKLGVPIEDLASLESWQGIAGLHLHNSFAATGYTTLTETLQKVEDCLSDRLKQLEWINLGGGYLYGGIADQRPFIDAVRRLRSRYGVQAYIEPGKAVVGNAGHLISTVLDVFESDGKTVAVLDTSVNHHPEVFEYQRRPDLAEAAPDGSYPAILAGCTCLAGDLFGEYRFAAPLAIGDKVVFKHVGAYSLIKANRFNGCNLPDIYIAAGGGLECVKQFSYEEFRNQWSCDRDLPENAKENAAITV
- the rpsR gene encoding 30S ribosomal protein S18, giving the protein MARNARRKAKGLGAGNGVEIDYKDLNLLGDYVTETGKIVPSRITGVSAKYQRQLCTAIKRARYIALLPYCDAHK
- a CDS encoding pyridoxal phosphate-dependent aminotransferase, which translates into the protein MSLRVAERISGIQPFYVMELLRRAKELEADGKDIIHMEIGEPDFATPQTILKAALAHTATGDVKYTPAAGLTELRQKIAAFYRRRYGVNIPEQRVFVTPGATGAFLLALGASLNPGEEVLMADPCYPCNSNFVQLYDGKTRTIPVDADSHYQLTTKLIERHWSAETKGVLIASPSNPTGTLIPRAELQKTIEATRRLGGCFYSDEIYHGLVYGEKAATALEFSDDVFVINSFSKYFGMTGWRIGWLIVPELFIEAAEKLSQNIFISTSSDAQHAALAAFDESTLAELEDRRREFEKRRDFLYDALVRLGFDIPIKPAGAFYIYARCAKFTDDSFQFALDLLENEGVAVTPGKDFGLHEAHHALRFAYTTSLDRLAEAVRRLERFLDAR
- the dksA gene encoding RNA polymerase-binding protein DksA; this translates as MIESSKVGASPFSFTPYVEKEGEEYMSDAQLKHFETILRNWKAELMREVDRTVHHMQDDAANFPDPNDRATQESEFSLELRTRDRERRLIKKIDEALKEIESGGYGYCESCGIEIGIRRLEARPTATLCIDCKTLDEIREKQMG